In Gossypium raimondii isolate GPD5lz chromosome 12, ASM2569854v1, whole genome shotgun sequence, a single window of DNA contains:
- the LOC105763956 gene encoding 3-ketoacyl-CoA synthase 1 — MDRDSIEMDKERLTAEMAFKDSSSAVIKIRKRLPDFLQSVKLKYVKLGYGYSCNPATVLMFALIVPLFVVTAVQFTGLKLDGVSELWTNQALRLESIDAATRLAGSLILFFLFGLYYAKRSRPVYLVDFACYKPEDDRKMSVDSFLKMTEDSGAFTEETLQFQRRISTRSGLGDETYFPRGITSTPPNLCMEEARAEAETVMFGAVDELFAKTGVDPKEIGILIVNCSLFNPTPSLSAMIVNHYKLRTNINSYNLGGMGCSAGLISIDLAKNLLQSNPNTYALVVSTENITLNWYFGNDRSMLLCNCIFRMGGAAVLLSNKPRDKSRSKYQLVHVVRTHKGADDKHYNCVYQREDDKGTIGVSLARELMAVAGDALKTNITTLGPLVLPFKEQFMFFVTLVRKKILKAKVSPYIPDFKLAFDHFCIHAGGRAVLDELQKNLQLTDWHMEPSRMTLYRFGNTSSSSLWYELAYTEAKGRVSDGDRVWQIAFGSGFKCNSAVWRALRSTPMAESRGNPWKNEIEKYPVKVSFA, encoded by the coding sequence ATGGATAGGGATAGCATAGAGATGGATAAAGAGCGGTTGACGGCGGAAATGGCGTTCAAAGACTCATCCTCCGCCGTCATCAAGATCCGTAAACGGTTGCCTGATTTCTTACAATCTGTAAAACTTAAATATGTGAAGTTAGGTTATGGCTATTCATGTAATCCCGCTACCGTGCTTATGTTTGCTTTAATCGTACCGTTGTTCGTCGTCACGGCGGTTCAGTTCACCGGTCTGAAACTTGACGGAGTTTCCGAGTTATGGACTAACCAAGCCCTTCGGTTAGAAAGCATTGATGCCGCAACGAGGCTAGCCGGTTCGTTAATCTTATTCTTCTTGTTCGGTCTCTACTACGCGAAACGCTCTAGACCGGTTTATCTCGTCGACTTCGCTTGTTACAAACCGGAAGACGATCGTAAAATGTCGGTCGACTCGTTTTTGAAGATGACGGAAGATAGCGGTGCTTTCACGGAGGAAACACTTCAGTTTCAAAGAAGGATATCGACCCGGTCCGGTTTAGGCGACGAAACATATTTCCCGAGAGGGATAACGTCAACACCGCCGAATCTGTGTATGGAAGAAGCTCGAGCTGAAGCGGAAACTGTCATGTTCGGAGCCGTCGATGAACTTTTTGCAAAAACCGGAGTTGACCCGAAGGAAATCGGTATCCTTATAGTGAACTGCAGCTTGTTTAATCCAACACCATCGTTATCCGCCATGATTGTAAACCATTACAAGCTACGTACAAACATCAACAGCTATAATCTTGGTGGAATGGGGTGTAGTGCTGGTCTTATATCAATCGATTTAGCTAAAAACCTTCTTCAATCAAACCCCAACACGTATGCTTTAGTGGTAAGCACTGAAAACATTACATTAAACTGGTATTTTGGCAACGACAGGTCTATGTTGTTATGCAATTGTATATTCCGAATGGGCGGAGCCGCCGTGTTGTTATCGAACAAACCACGGGATAAGTCTCGTTCAAAGTACCAACTTGTTCACGTGGTTCGAACCCATAAAGGTGCTGATGACAAACATTACAACTGTGTTTATCAAAGAGAAGATGACAAAGGAACCATCGGTGTCTCATTAGCTCGTGAATTAATGGCTGTCGCCGGTGATGCTTTGAAAACGAACATCACTACTTTAGGTCCTCTTGTTTTACCATTTAAAGAACAGTTCATGTTCTTTGTCACCCTTGTTAGAAAGAAGATTTTGAAAGCCAAAGTGAGTCCTTATATACCCGATTTTAAGCTTGCTTTCGACCATTTTTGTATCCATGCCGGTGGAAGAGCAGTATTAGATGAATTACAGAAGAATCTACAGTTAACAGATTGGCATATGGAACCATCAAGGATGACTTTATATAGATTCGGGAACACATCGAGTAGTTCGTTATGGTATGAATTGGCTTACACAGAAGCTAAAGGTCGTGTCTCGGATGGTGATCGGGTATGGCAGATAGCATTCGGGTCGGGTTTTAAGTGTAACAGTGCTGTATGGAGAGCTCTTAGGTCGACTCCCATGGCGGAATCAAGGGGTAATCCATGgaagaatgaaattgaaaagtatCCGGTCAAGGTATCTTTTGCTTGA